A part of Larkinella insperata genomic DNA contains:
- a CDS encoding RagB/SusD family nutrient uptake outer membrane protein encodes MISISKQFLRIALASSLLLVGQGCSEEFLEKRPQGELVTDDFFNSQEGAVQATNAIYWQLRQWPTHVFAFLAVSSMTSDDAEKGSEPGDAVFLSEFDMFTLTSTNGGVNDFWSGQYLGIAKANQVIERVPAIAMDETLKARLIGEAKMIRAYLYFNLVRTFGGVPLITQLQGDDAPAVPRSTSAEIYAQIEKDLNDAIAALPEKSAYAATDLGRATKGAAKGWLAKVSMYQGKWSEVLRLTNEIMQSGQYDLKTPYNVIFTEAGENSSESLFEVQAAALPQGGGGSQYAEVQSVRGQFGWGFNVPSEDLVKAYEPGDPRKDATIIERGETMPDGVVIISNAVNPYYNQKAYVAQNETRSPNGLGDANKNIRLLRYADIVLMNAEAANELNQSQQAVTSLNSVRARARGNNTGILPNVTFTSKEQLRAAIWKERRVELAMEHDRFWDLVRQGRADTVLRALGKQFVKGKSELMPIPQPQIDASGGVLTQNPGY; translated from the coding sequence ATGATTTCCATATCAAAACAGTTTTTAAGAATTGCCTTGGCGAGTTCCCTGCTGTTGGTAGGGCAGGGCTGTAGTGAAGAGTTTCTGGAGAAAAGGCCGCAGGGTGAACTGGTCACTGACGACTTTTTCAACAGCCAGGAAGGGGCCGTTCAGGCTACCAACGCCATCTATTGGCAGCTTCGCCAGTGGCCAACGCACGTGTTTGCGTTCCTGGCCGTGTCGAGTATGACCTCCGACGATGCTGAGAAAGGCAGCGAACCGGGCGATGCGGTTTTCCTGAGCGAATTTGATATGTTCACCCTAACGTCGACCAACGGCGGGGTAAACGATTTTTGGAGCGGGCAATACCTCGGCATTGCGAAAGCTAACCAGGTAATTGAGCGGGTTCCGGCCATTGCAATGGACGAAACCCTGAAGGCGCGTCTGATCGGTGAAGCGAAGATGATTCGGGCGTACCTGTATTTTAACCTCGTCCGGACATTCGGTGGTGTTCCCCTGATTACGCAGCTTCAGGGTGATGACGCCCCGGCGGTGCCGCGGTCAACCAGCGCGGAGATTTACGCTCAAATCGAAAAAGATCTGAACGACGCCATTGCCGCACTGCCGGAGAAATCCGCTTACGCAGCGACGGATCTGGGCCGGGCCACCAAAGGAGCCGCCAAAGGCTGGCTGGCAAAGGTATCTATGTACCAGGGCAAATGGAGCGAAGTACTGCGGCTAACCAACGAAATCATGCAGTCGGGCCAGTACGACCTGAAAACGCCCTACAACGTGATCTTTACCGAAGCTGGCGAAAACTCATCAGAGTCGTTGTTTGAAGTACAGGCTGCCGCCCTGCCGCAGGGGGGCGGTGGATCGCAGTACGCCGAGGTGCAGAGTGTACGCGGCCAATTCGGCTGGGGCTTCAACGTGCCGTCTGAAGATCTGGTGAAAGCCTACGAACCCGGCGATCCGCGCAAAGACGCGACCATTATCGAGCGGGGCGAAACCATGCCCGACGGGGTGGTTATCATCTCGAACGCGGTCAACCCGTATTACAACCAGAAAGCGTATGTAGCTCAGAACGAGACGAGATCACCCAACGGTTTGGGGGATGCCAACAAAAACATCCGCTTGTTACGCTATGCCGACATCGTGCTGATGAACGCCGAAGCCGCCAACGAGCTGAACCAGTCGCAGCAGGCCGTTACTTCGCTCAACTCCGTTCGGGCGCGGGCGCGGGGCAACAACACCGGCATTCTGCCCAATGTAACTTTCACCAGCAAAGAACAACTCAGAGCGGCCATCTGGAAAGAACGCCGGGTGGAGCTGGCGATGGAGCACGACCGTTTCTGGGATCTGGTTCGGCAGGGCCGGGCGGATACGGTATTGCGGGCACTGGGTAAACAGTTTGTAAAAGGGAAAAGCGAACTGATGCCGATTCCGCAGCCGCAGATTGATGCCAGCGGGGGCGTTCTGACCCAAAACCCAGGCTATTAA
- the rpsL gene encoding 30S ribosomal protein S12, producing the protein MPTIQQLVRKGREKLTFKSKSPALDSCPQRRGVCTRVYTTTPKKPNSALRKVARVRLSHGKEVNAYIPGEGHNLQEHSIVLVRGGRVKDLPGVRYHIVRGALDTAGVNGRKQARSKYGAKRPKPGQVAAPTKGGKGGGKKK; encoded by the coding sequence ATGCCTACGATACAACAATTAGTACGCAAGGGCCGCGAAAAGCTGACATTCAAATCGAAGTCACCGGCGCTGGACTCTTGCCCACAACGTCGTGGCGTGTGTACGCGCGTGTACACCACCACCCCCAAGAAGCCAAACTCGGCTTTGCGTAAAGTAGCCCGTGTGCGTCTGTCGCACGGCAAAGAAGTGAACGCCTATATTCCGGGCGAAGGCCACAACCTGCAGGAGCACTCCATCGTGCTGGTGCGCGGTGGTCGGGTAAAAGACCTTCCAGGGGTTCGTTACCACATCGTTCGGGGTGCGCTTGATACCGCCGGTGTAAACGGCCGGAAACAGGCTCGTTCGAAGTACGGTGCAAAACGTCCGAAACCAGGTCAGGTAGCGGCTCCGACGAAAGGCGGAAAAGGAGGAGGTAAGAAAAAATAA
- a CDS encoding SusC/RagA family TonB-linked outer membrane protein, producing MKRSIQLLTLLLLLVTQAWAQQRVSGRVTDSEGTGLPGVSVQVKNTTQGANTDANGQYSIEANQGDVLVFSFIGMKTAERSVSGSSLDIQLEEDVTTLTEVVAVGYGVQRKADVTGSISSVKAQDIASRPVASATQALQGKAAGVLITTNQGLPGAAPNVRIRGVGTVGNSNPLYVVDGMFVDDIRFLNPSDIQSIDVLKDASSLAIYGVRGANGVVLITTKGGKSGRTAFNYEGFAGVTQLSKKLKMTNASEFATLVNEVAVNEGGQPKFPNPGSLGAGTDWFDYIFRTGSIQNHQITASGGNERVTFNASGSYYDEKGIVQQSAYNRLTFRVNNTYKLTSNFRLGNNLAFSRSQSNNIPGGIVQTAYNADPTIAPMNANGSYGFSSVSTVANPAATLAYETDNIVKSGQLVGNIYGELDFLKSFTLRSSFGVDLGLNNTGIYLPQYFVSASQRNDQSKLTREYGLNTTWLWENTLTFNRTFGKIHNINALFGATAQNTRADFLQGIRFNVPGYSNDVKFLSLGSTVGAQTTDVPSYEFTYASYLFRVNYNLMDRYLLTLSLRRDGSSRFPPESRWATFPAVGLGWRIIDESFMKNQQLFSNLKLRASYGKLGNTNIPNYLYYSRITSGLNGIFGPGQNIQQGATLEGINTSNLIWETVTQTDIGLEMGFLNNRLTAEIDYYNRQTSDMILNVNIGNGRQVQANAASAYNRGFELTAGWNDNVGDLKYSLNANLTTVQNEVTNLGNGGIPIIGGSLGNGRTATLTDVGRPIGAFYGYRMVGVFQTADEVRGSAQPGAQPGDLRYEDVNSDGVINGDDRVYLGTPIPKMFWGFNTNFSFKGFDLGIDFQGSHGNKIYNGRRAVRFGNENYERIALERWTPQNPSNTQPRLTNGGQNYEVSDYFIESGSFVRIRNIQIGYTLPSTLLSSIGIRSVRAYVNALNPVTFTNYSGFSPEVGGNEGSTLSRGVDLDVVPVYRTTTVGLQIGF from the coding sequence ATGAAGAGGAGTATACAGCTTTTGACGCTACTCTTGCTACTGGTAACCCAAGCCTGGGCACAGCAAAGAGTCAGTGGGCGAGTGACTGATAGCGAAGGGACCGGCCTTCCGGGGGTGAGTGTTCAAGTTAAAAACACAACGCAGGGCGCCAATACCGACGCTAATGGGCAGTATAGCATTGAAGCCAATCAGGGTGATGTGCTGGTATTTAGTTTTATCGGCATGAAGACGGCCGAGCGCAGCGTAAGCGGTTCATCGCTGGATATTCAGTTGGAGGAAGATGTTACCACCCTAACGGAAGTTGTTGCGGTCGGGTACGGGGTTCAGCGGAAAGCAGACGTAACAGGTTCTATTTCGTCGGTCAAAGCCCAGGACATTGCCAGTCGACCGGTGGCTTCGGCTACGCAGGCGCTACAGGGCAAAGCCGCTGGGGTATTGATCACGACCAACCAGGGCTTACCGGGCGCAGCTCCGAACGTGCGGATTCGGGGTGTTGGAACCGTGGGAAACAGTAACCCGCTGTACGTGGTCGACGGTATGTTTGTGGACGACATCCGGTTTCTAAACCCTTCCGATATTCAGTCCATCGATGTCCTGAAAGATGCCTCTTCGCTGGCCATCTACGGAGTACGGGGTGCTAACGGGGTGGTGCTTATTACAACGAAAGGCGGCAAATCGGGCCGTACCGCCTTCAATTATGAAGGTTTCGCGGGCGTCACGCAACTCAGTAAAAAGCTAAAAATGACCAACGCCAGCGAATTTGCCACGCTGGTGAACGAAGTGGCGGTGAACGAGGGCGGGCAACCCAAGTTTCCAAACCCCGGCTCGCTGGGGGCCGGAACCGACTGGTTTGATTACATCTTCCGTACAGGTAGCATTCAAAACCACCAGATTACGGCTTCGGGCGGCAATGAGCGGGTGACGTTTAACGCGAGCGGAAGCTATTACGACGAAAAAGGGATCGTTCAGCAATCGGCCTATAACCGCTTGACGTTCCGGGTGAACAATACGTATAAACTGACGAGCAATTTCCGGCTTGGTAACAACCTAGCTTTCTCGCGGTCGCAGTCCAACAACATACCCGGCGGTATAGTACAAACGGCTTACAATGCCGACCCGACCATCGCGCCCATGAACGCCAACGGTTCTTACGGTTTTTCGAGCGTCAGCACCGTCGCCAACCCGGCGGCTACGCTGGCTTATGAAACTGATAACATCGTGAAAAGCGGTCAGTTAGTCGGTAATATCTACGGCGAACTGGATTTTCTGAAATCGTTCACCCTGCGTTCCAGCTTTGGGGTGGATCTGGGTCTGAACAATACCGGAATTTACCTGCCGCAGTATTTTGTTTCGGCCAGCCAGCGGAACGATCAGAGCAAACTGACGCGCGAATACGGTCTGAATACCACCTGGCTGTGGGAAAACACCCTGACATTTAATCGGACGTTTGGCAAAATCCATAACATTAATGCCCTGTTCGGAGCAACTGCCCAGAACACCCGGGCCGATTTCCTGCAGGGAATCCGGTTTAACGTACCGGGTTACAGCAACGATGTGAAATTCCTTTCGCTGGGAAGTACCGTCGGGGCACAGACAACGGACGTTCCGAGTTATGAATTTACGTACGCGTCCTACCTGTTTCGGGTGAATTACAACCTGATGGACCGCTACCTGTTGACGCTGAGTCTCCGGCGGGATGGATCGTCGCGTTTTCCGCCCGAAAGCCGGTGGGCAACGTTTCCGGCCGTTGGTTTGGGCTGGCGGATCATCGACGAATCGTTTATGAAAAACCAGCAGTTATTCAGCAACCTGAAATTGCGCGCCAGTTACGGAAAGCTGGGGAACACCAACATTCCTAACTACCTGTATTATTCCCGGATCACCAGCGGGTTGAACGGCATCTTCGGACCCGGGCAGAACATCCAGCAGGGAGCCACACTGGAAGGAATCAACACCTCTAACCTGATCTGGGAAACCGTAACCCAAACCGATATTGGTCTGGAAATGGGCTTCCTGAATAACCGGCTGACGGCGGAGATTGACTACTACAACCGGCAGACGTCCGACATGATTCTGAACGTTAACATCGGAAACGGTCGACAGGTACAGGCCAACGCTGCCAGCGCCTACAACCGGGGCTTTGAATTGACGGCGGGCTGGAATGATAACGTTGGCGATCTGAAATACAGCCTGAATGCCAACCTGACGACGGTACAGAACGAAGTCACCAACCTCGGTAATGGCGGTATTCCCATCATCGGCGGTAGCCTCGGTAACGGCCGGACGGCTACGCTGACGGATGTAGGTCGGCCTATTGGGGCCTTCTACGGCTATCGCATGGTTGGCGTTTTCCAGACGGCGGATGAAGTGCGGGGCAGTGCACAACCCGGCGCGCAGCCCGGTGACCTGCGGTATGAAGACGTTAACAGCGACGGGGTCATCAATGGCGACGACCGCGTTTACCTGGGAACGCCCATCCCAAAAATGTTCTGGGGCTTTAATACCAACTTTTCTTTCAAAGGCTTCGATCTGGGAATCGACTTTCAGGGATCACACGGGAACAAGATCTACAACGGTCGGCGGGCCGTGCGTTTCGGAAACGAAAACTACGAGCGGATCGCCCTGGAACGCTGGACCCCGCAAAACCCGTCGAATACGCAGCCACGCTTGACCAACGGCGGCCAGAACTATGAGGTGTCGGATTACTTCATCGAGAGCGGCTCTTTCGTACGGATTCGGAACATTCAGATTGGTTACACCCTGCCGTCGACGCTGCTGAGTTCGATCGGTATCCGTTCCGTCCGGGCGTACGTCAATGCATTGAACCCGGTTACGTTCACCAATTATTCCGGATTCTCGCCGGAAGTGGGCGGCAACGAAGGCAGCACTTTGAGCCGGGGTGTTGATCTGGACGTGGTACCGGTTTACCGGACAACGACCGTTGGATTACAAATTGGCTTCTAA
- a CDS encoding triple tyrosine motif-containing protein: MSFFNRPDKYFLALVWFFILSGAAAAPASENRFFAPFIRNFSKQDYQAYNQNWSLCQDTTTGFLYAGNSKGLLEFDGTRWKLYRLPRQAIVRAIAVDQRGKIFTGGLGEIGYWQANRTGELQYHSLTTLIRSKRFAKEEIWNIVVGPDFVFFQSFSTAFLYRLGRMEELHLPGNVLFLYAVKNRYYLQAIGSGLYEMIHGKFVPLPGTASLATTAVHAILPLGSDGLLIGTHDHGLFSYRNGRLARFQHAASQLLQRYQCNKGLALPDGRYAFGTILNGIVVTDTTGAILYSANQREGLQNNTVLSLTLDQRENLWAGLDDGIDAISFSYPLKYYSDPNGQLGTPYDAVLYHNKLYLGTNHGVYWSDFLPSGMPVYHLVEGSQGQVWDLTVLDDQLLCGHNSGTYRIAADGGWERLSQQAGGWRLHPLASRPGLALQGTYTGLCVYQRDGNGRWQFSHTVSGFNEPIREIWEDSAGQIWLRHAHNGVYAVKLSPDLRKVSGLKWAPTYPKDEQLKRNFRISGGIRRVFAGWKNELLFLRQDGNLLVARPDGLKAEFAVSNFSWMDDYENIVPLDSAYYLLCFEKGYALLPRQEILTVSNRQLTTKPLIRQLAVVSGSEQRFFTFRDAAALLSTSPILDAEENHLVLQFSLPESIQEPLFSYRLVGLDDHWSDFSRVAEKDYASLPPGRYSFQVRSSTDGTFTALPFEILPPWYQSPWAYWSYFLLLCGTVGLSFYVHRRQVSAHQLKVRQQMEEKLAREQERHRQQMIQLQKEKLEQDVIGKAEELANTTMNLIHKNDLLIKLKDEVEKLKDEVQQRQAIDRATGHINQLIKLIDSNLSSRQDWKVFEKNFNKVHEQFFKQLLSQYSGLTPDDLRLAAYLRMNLSSKEVAKLLNITVRGVELKRYRLRKRLNLEPEANLNEFMMAF, translated from the coding sequence ATGAGTTTCTTTAATCGGCCGGATAAGTATTTTCTTGCACTTGTCTGGTTCTTTATCTTGTCAGGAGCGGCTGCGGCTCCGGCTTCTGAGAATCGCTTCTTTGCTCCTTTCATCCGTAATTTTTCCAAACAGGACTACCAGGCTTACAACCAAAACTGGTCACTCTGCCAGGATACAACGACGGGATTTCTATACGCCGGAAATTCCAAGGGTCTGCTGGAATTTGATGGAACCCGGTGGAAACTTTACCGGCTTCCCAGGCAGGCGATTGTCCGTGCTATAGCGGTAGACCAGCGGGGGAAAATCTTTACGGGTGGGCTGGGCGAAATTGGCTACTGGCAGGCCAACCGAACCGGCGAGCTTCAGTATCATTCTTTGACGACGCTGATTCGCAGCAAGCGGTTTGCGAAGGAAGAAATCTGGAATATCGTCGTCGGCCCGGATTTCGTTTTCTTTCAGTCTTTCTCAACCGCCTTTCTTTACCGCCTTGGCCGCATGGAAGAACTTCATCTGCCGGGCAACGTCCTTTTTCTGTACGCCGTCAAGAATCGCTACTACCTGCAGGCCATTGGAAGCGGTTTGTATGAAATGATCCATGGAAAGTTTGTGCCGCTTCCCGGCACCGCATCGTTGGCTACAACGGCGGTTCATGCCATCCTGCCGCTTGGGTCAGACGGTTTGTTGATTGGTACGCACGACCACGGGTTGTTTAGTTACCGCAATGGACGGCTTGCCCGCTTTCAACACGCGGCCAGTCAGTTGCTGCAACGGTATCAGTGTAATAAAGGCCTGGCATTGCCGGATGGGCGCTACGCTTTTGGTACCATTCTGAACGGCATCGTTGTGACGGACACCACCGGAGCGATTCTGTATTCCGCCAATCAGCGGGAAGGTTTGCAAAATAACACCGTCCTTTCGCTGACGCTCGACCAACGGGAAAATTTATGGGCTGGACTCGATGACGGCATTGACGCCATTTCTTTCAGTTACCCGCTGAAATATTACAGCGATCCCAACGGGCAGCTGGGTACCCCTTACGATGCCGTTCTGTATCACAACAAGCTCTATTTAGGTACGAATCACGGGGTTTACTGGAGCGACTTTCTCCCTTCCGGGATGCCGGTTTATCACCTCGTTGAAGGATCGCAGGGGCAGGTCTGGGATTTAACGGTTCTGGACGATCAACTGCTGTGCGGACACAATTCGGGTACGTACCGGATTGCGGCCGACGGTGGCTGGGAGCGGCTATCCCAACAGGCGGGTGGCTGGCGACTGCATCCGCTGGCTTCCCGTCCTGGATTGGCCCTCCAGGGAACCTATACGGGGCTGTGTGTTTATCAGCGCGACGGTAACGGACGATGGCAGTTTAGCCATACGGTAAGCGGCTTCAACGAACCCATCCGGGAAATTTGGGAAGATTCGGCCGGTCAGATCTGGCTGCGCCACGCTCATAATGGAGTGTATGCCGTTAAACTGTCGCCCGATCTGCGGAAGGTAAGCGGGTTAAAGTGGGCGCCAACGTATCCAAAAGACGAACAACTGAAACGCAACTTTCGGATTTCCGGCGGTATCCGGCGGGTTTTTGCGGGCTGGAAAAACGAACTTCTCTTTCTGCGGCAGGACGGTAATCTGCTCGTAGCCAGACCCGACGGCCTGAAAGCCGAGTTTGCCGTCAGCAATTTTTCCTGGATGGATGACTACGAAAACATCGTGCCGCTCGACTCGGCTTATTACCTGTTGTGCTTTGAAAAAGGGTATGCCCTCCTGCCACGCCAGGAAATTTTGACGGTGAGTAACCGGCAACTGACCACAAAACCGCTGATCCGGCAACTAGCCGTGGTAAGTGGCTCGGAACAACGGTTCTTTACGTTTCGTGATGCCGCTGCTCTGTTGTCAACATCGCCGATTCTGGATGCCGAAGAAAATCACCTCGTCCTTCAGTTTAGCTTACCCGAGTCGATTCAGGAGCCGCTGTTCAGTTACCGACTGGTGGGACTGGACGATCACTGGTCTGATTTCAGCCGGGTTGCCGAAAAAGACTACGCCAGCTTACCGCCGGGTCGATACTCGTTTCAGGTAAGGTCCAGCACCGACGGTACGTTTACAGCCCTACCATTTGAAATTTTACCGCCCTGGTACCAGAGCCCGTGGGCTTACTGGAGTTATTTTTTGCTGCTTTGCGGGACGGTTGGTCTGAGCTTTTACGTTCACCGCCGACAGGTGAGCGCCCACCAGTTGAAAGTACGGCAGCAAATGGAGGAAAAGCTGGCCCGCGAGCAGGAACGGCACCGGCAGCAAATGATTCAGCTTCAAAAGGAAAAGCTGGAACAGGATGTCATTGGAAAAGCCGAAGAGCTCGCCAACACCACTATGAATCTGATTCACAAGAATGACCTGTTAATCAAGTTAAAAGACGAAGTTGAGAAGCTGAAAGACGAAGTGCAGCAACGGCAAGCCATTGATCGGGCGACGGGACATATTAACCAATTGATCAAGCTGATTGATTCCAATCTTTCAAGCCGGCAGGACTGGAAAGTGTTTGAGAAGAATTTTAACAAGGTCCACGAGCAGTTTTTCAAGCAGCTGCTCAGTCAGTACAGTGGGTTGACACCCGACGACCTGCGGCTGGCGGCTTACCTGCGCATGAACCTTTCGAGCAAGGAGGTCGCCAAACTTCTCAACATTACCGTACGCGGGGTTGAACTGAAACGGTATCGACTTCGGAAACGGTTGAATCTGGAACCGGAAGCCAACCTGAATGAATTTATGATGGCATTCTAA
- a CDS encoding glucoamylase family protein, producing MKHIKIVFLFLPALISQLACRAQSTPPATGVANEYSEYMETVQKATFGYFWDFAHPVSGLAPERTATPNVVTTGGTGFGIMAIVVGADRRWVSRAEAVQRLQKMVGFLEKADRFHGVWPHWLDGNSGKVIPFSQYDNGGDLVETAFLVNGLLSARAYFDRAAGAEKDLRQRIDKLWREVEWDWYVRDGKLLWHWSPNHEWKMNHPLRGHDETLITYVLALGSPTHAIKPEVYQNTYKQSDHYVNNQTYFGYKLPLGFPMGGPLFFTHYSFLSLDPRLMQDEQTNYWQQNMNHTLINRAHCLQPRQAMFGYGPGNWGLTASDDYNFYDAHSPTNDNGTISPTAALSSFPYTPYYSMQVLRNLYLREGNRLFGSYGFYDAYNKGLNWYSNQYLAIDQGPIVVMMENYRSGLIWKLGEKTPELWTGLTKMGIKKPAYPTGFYSYAPDFRTGYIDLWKHPDRGAYVLDFAVKGAQPVTLTVRDETGREVQKLIHNKTYPEGTHQLTAQLPDGKYEFEWAQGEAKQRVKISLHQGVDNQ from the coding sequence ATGAAACACATAAAAATAGTTTTCCTCTTTTTACCGGCTTTAATCAGCCAACTGGCCTGCCGGGCGCAATCGACTCCCCCGGCAACGGGCGTTGCCAACGAATACAGCGAATACATGGAAACCGTCCAGAAAGCCACGTTTGGCTATTTCTGGGACTTTGCTCATCCGGTCTCCGGGCTGGCTCCCGAACGAACGGCCACGCCCAACGTAGTGACAACGGGCGGAACGGGGTTTGGCATCATGGCCATCGTCGTTGGGGCCGACCGCCGGTGGGTAAGCCGCGCCGAAGCCGTTCAGCGGTTGCAGAAGATGGTCGGTTTTCTGGAAAAAGCTGATCGGTTTCACGGCGTATGGCCGCACTGGCTGGATGGCAACTCAGGGAAAGTCATTCCGTTTTCGCAGTACGACAACGGGGGCGATCTGGTCGAGACGGCTTTTCTGGTCAACGGTTTGCTGAGCGCCCGGGCATATTTTGACAGGGCAGCCGGGGCCGAAAAAGACCTGCGCCAACGAATCGATAAACTCTGGCGTGAAGTGGAATGGGACTGGTACGTCCGCGACGGCAAACTGCTCTGGCACTGGTCGCCGAATCACGAATGGAAAATGAACCACCCGCTGCGGGGCCACGACGAAACCCTGATCACGTATGTGCTGGCGCTGGGATCACCGACGCACGCCATCAAACCGGAAGTTTATCAGAATACCTACAAGCAGAGTGACCATTACGTCAACAACCAGACTTACTTTGGTTACAAGCTTCCGCTGGGTTTTCCGATGGGTGGGCCGTTGTTCTTCACGCATTATTCGTTTCTAAGCCTTGACCCGCGGCTGATGCAGGATGAGCAGACAAACTACTGGCAGCAGAACATGAACCACACGCTCATCAACCGGGCGCACTGCCTGCAACCCCGCCAGGCTATGTTTGGCTACGGTCCGGGCAATTGGGGCCTGACCGCCAGCGACGACTATAATTTCTATGACGCCCACTCACCCACGAACGACAACGGTACCATCAGCCCAACGGCGGCCTTATCGTCTTTTCCGTATACGCCCTATTATTCAATGCAGGTGTTGCGAAATCTCTACCTGCGGGAGGGCAACCGCCTGTTTGGATCCTACGGTTTTTACGACGCCTACAACAAAGGGTTAAACTGGTACTCGAATCAGTACCTGGCGATTGACCAGGGGCCAATTGTGGTGATGATGGAAAACTACCGCTCCGGCCTGATCTGGAAACTGGGCGAGAAAACGCCCGAGTTGTGGACGGGTTTAACCAAAATGGGCATCAAAAAACCGGCGTATCCGACGGGTTTTTACTCCTACGCGCCCGACTTCCGCACCGGCTACATCGATCTCTGGAAACACCCTGATCGTGGAGCGTACGTACTGGATTTCGCGGTAAAAGGCGCTCAGCCCGTAACACTGACGGTGCGGGACGAGACCGGTCGGGAGGTGCAAAAATTAATCCATAACAAGACCTACCCCGAAGGAACGCACCAGTTGACGGCCCAGCTTCCGGACGGAAAGTACGAATTTGAATGGGCGCAGGGTGAGGCAAAGCAGCGTGTTAAGATTTCACTTCATCAAGGGGTAGATAATCAGTGA
- the rpsG gene encoding 30S ribosomal protein S7, producing MRKAKPKKRYVLPDPKFKETLVTKFVNNLMYEGKKSLSYAIFYDALELVEKKTNDNGLDIWKKALNNVMPSVEVKSRRVGGATFQVPTEVRPDRKVSVGMKWLIKYARSRGEKTMVDRLAAEIIAASKGEGAAVKKKDDTHRMAEANKAFSHFRF from the coding sequence ATGAGAAAGGCAAAACCAAAAAAGAGATACGTATTACCCGATCCTAAATTCAAGGAGACGCTGGTAACGAAATTTGTAAACAACCTCATGTACGAAGGGAAAAAGAGCCTTTCGTACGCCATTTTCTACGACGCGCTCGAGCTGGTTGAGAAAAAAACCAACGACAACGGTCTGGATATATGGAAAAAGGCGTTGAACAACGTAATGCCTTCAGTTGAGGTAAAAAGCCGTCGGGTGGGTGGTGCAACATTCCAGGTTCCAACGGAAGTGCGTCCTGATCGCAAAGTATCAGTAGGCATGAAATGGCTGATCAAGTATGCCCGTTCACGTGGTGAGAAAACCATGGTAGATCGTTTGGCTGCGGAAATCATAGCCGCATCAAAAGGTGAAGGCGCTGCCGTTAAGAAGAAGGATGACACGCACCGGATGGCTGAAGCCAACAAGGCTTTCTCGCACTTCCGGTTCTAA